A section of the Pseudomonas fluorescens genome encodes:
- a CDS encoding TolC family outer membrane protein: protein MRLHLLKAIPFALAASFVQAQTLPQAMQQALDVHPEIQAGVNARIAADYQLRAAKGGYLPRVDLNAGYGREGTDSSTTRALGGHWETLNRGESSLRLQQMVFDGFATSSEVGRQQATVNSRAFSLLGTSERTALTVAQVYLDVLTRREFVRLAEENLRNHERIYDQIKLRTQRGVGSGADLDQAEARLAQARNNVITEQTNLADAQTNYLSAVGQEADQLERPPSFMALLPADLNEARRQMLDNSPILRSAESDIAAAEKQYEAAKSAFYPRFDAELGRNADNNIDGISSHNNGWEAMLRMRFNLYAGGSNKAELESRSYQSNQALDIRNNALRQLNEELGLAWNAMSNANAQVPIAQQYVDHSSKVRSAYQKQFSLGERTLLDLLDSENELFTASRRLEEIKNVQLFTQYRIKATMGELLKSQGVVAPMASVVQNDVKPKVQLPGMN, encoded by the coding sequence ATGCGTTTGCACCTGCTTAAGGCAATACCGTTCGCTCTCGCCGCCAGTTTCGTACAAGCCCAAACCCTGCCCCAGGCCATGCAGCAAGCGCTGGATGTGCACCCGGAGATTCAAGCAGGTGTCAACGCTCGTATCGCCGCTGACTATCAGTTGCGCGCAGCCAAGGGCGGCTACCTGCCTCGCGTCGACTTGAACGCCGGTTATGGCCGTGAAGGCACCGACAGTTCCACCACCCGTGCCCTTGGTGGCCATTGGGAAACCCTTAATCGCGGTGAGTCGAGCCTACGCCTGCAACAGATGGTTTTTGACGGTTTTGCCACCTCCAGCGAAGTAGGGCGTCAACAAGCCACCGTTAACTCCCGTGCGTTTTCGTTGCTTGGCACTTCCGAGCGCACTGCATTGACGGTAGCCCAGGTTTATCTGGACGTCCTGACTCGTCGTGAGTTCGTGCGCCTGGCGGAAGAAAATCTGCGCAACCACGAGCGCATCTACGACCAGATCAAGTTGCGCACCCAGCGTGGCGTTGGCAGCGGGGCCGACCTGGACCAGGCCGAAGCCCGCCTGGCCCAGGCCCGCAACAACGTGATCACCGAACAGACCAACCTGGCCGATGCCCAGACCAACTACCTGAGCGCCGTCGGCCAGGAAGCCGATCAGTTGGAGCGTCCGCCCAGCTTCATGGCGCTGCTGCCTGCCGACCTGAATGAAGCACGTCGCCAGATGCTGGATAACAGCCCGATCCTGCGCTCGGCCGAGTCCGACATCGCCGCGGCCGAAAAACAGTACGAAGCCGCCAAGTCTGCCTTCTACCCACGCTTCGACGCCGAGCTGGGCCGCAATGCCGACAACAACATCGACGGCATCTCCAGCCACAACAACGGTTGGGAGGCCATGCTGCGCATGCGTTTCAACCTGTATGCCGGTGGCAGTAACAAGGCTGAACTGGAGTCCAGGTCCTACCAGTCCAACCAGGCCCTGGATATCCGCAACAACGCCCTGCGCCAGTTGAACGAAGAGCTGGGCCTGGCCTGGAACGCGATGAGCAACGCCAATGCCCAGGTGCCGATTGCCCAGCAATACGTCGACCACAGCAGCAAGGTGCGCAGTGCCTACCAGAAGCAATTCAGCCTGGGCGAGCGGACCCTGCTCGATTTGCTCGACAGTGAAAACGAGCTGTTCACCGCTTCGCGTCGCTTGGAAGAGATAAAAAACGTTCAGTTATTTACTCAGTACCGAATCAAGGCGACCATGGGCGAGTTGCTCAAGAGCCAGGGAGTGGTCGCACCGATGGCCTCCGTCGTACAGAACGATGTGAAGCCGAAAGTCCAACTGCCTGGGATGAATTGA
- a CDS encoding type I secretion system permease/ATPase: MESEVSRVNLSHDPRTLHDDPLLDGLLALCALHQKPASAAMLTTGLPLPSQQLTADLLARAAARAGLQGRLLQRKLDSIPAIAMPALLLLKDGRSAVLLGWQGEDEAQVLLSESDGGETIVKRQALADDYIGKVFFAQPQHKFDVSHGTLIPRARSWFRDTLKRSRWLYADAIAASFLINLIALAAPLFVMNVYDRVVPNQAIATLWVLATGIFIAYVFDLILKSLRSLCLDLAGKKTDLIISATLFERIVGMSMKYRPARVGSFAQNIHEFQSLRDFLASLTLTSLIDLPFTLLIFLVIAILGGHLVWIPMLAFPIALGIGYLLQKPLVATMERTMALASERQSSLIETLAGLDAVKVNNAESERQYQWEQTIGTLSRLELRVKMLSGLSMNITLLIQQLAGVIMIVFGVYQIIAGNLSMGGLIACYMLSGRALSPLASLSGLMTRYQQAKVTMVSTDQMMELPQERNFEERPLSRRTLQGAIECRGLNFTYPNQQNMALKNINLVIKPGEKIGIIGRSGSGKSSLAKLIVGLYQPDSGALLVDGVDIRQIDVSELRHNVGYVPQDIQLLAGTLRDNLVSGARYVEDEVVLQAAELAGVHEFARLHPQGYELQVGERGQNLSGGQRQNVALARALLLNPPILLLDEPTSAMDNTGEERLKQRLQAVVANKTVVLVTHRASLLSLVDRLLVIDRGQILADGPKAVVMEALKKGQISVA; the protein is encoded by the coding sequence GTGGAATCAGAAGTTAGTCGAGTTAATCTCAGCCATGATCCACGCACACTGCACGACGACCCGTTACTCGACGGGTTGTTGGCGCTCTGTGCACTGCACCAGAAGCCTGCCAGTGCGGCGATGCTGACCACCGGTCTGCCATTGCCGTCACAGCAACTGACGGCTGATCTGCTTGCCCGCGCTGCGGCCCGGGCCGGTTTGCAGGGGCGGCTGCTGCAGCGCAAGCTCGATTCGATCCCCGCGATTGCCATGCCGGCGCTGCTGTTGCTCAAGGACGGCCGCAGTGCCGTGCTGCTCGGCTGGCAGGGTGAAGACGAGGCCCAGGTACTGCTCAGCGAAAGCGACGGTGGTGAAACCATCGTCAAGCGCCAGGCGTTGGCGGATGACTACATCGGCAAAGTGTTCTTTGCCCAACCCCAGCACAAGTTCGATGTCAGCCACGGCACCCTGATCCCCCGGGCCCGCTCCTGGTTCCGCGACACCCTCAAGCGTTCGCGCTGGCTCTACGCCGATGCCATCGCCGCCAGCTTCCTGATCAACCTGATTGCCCTGGCCGCGCCGCTGTTCGTGATGAACGTCTACGACCGCGTGGTGCCGAACCAGGCCATCGCCACCTTGTGGGTGCTGGCCACCGGTATTTTCATCGCCTACGTCTTCGACCTGATCCTCAAGAGCCTGCGCAGCCTGTGCCTGGACCTGGCCGGCAAGAAAACCGACCTGATCATCTCGGCCACGCTGTTCGAGCGGATTGTCGGCATGTCGATGAAGTACCGCCCGGCGCGGGTCGGCAGCTTCGCCCAGAACATCCACGAGTTTCAGAGCCTGCGTGACTTCCTCGCCTCCCTGACCCTCACCAGCCTGATCGACTTGCCGTTCACCCTGCTGATATTCCTGGTGATCGCCATCCTCGGCGGGCATCTGGTGTGGATTCCCATGCTGGCCTTCCCGATTGCCCTGGGCATCGGCTACCTGCTGCAAAAGCCGCTGGTCGCCACCATGGAGCGCACCATGGCCCTGGCCTCCGAGCGCCAGTCGAGCCTGATCGAAACCCTGGCCGGGCTGGATGCGGTCAAGGTCAACAACGCTGAAAGCGAGCGCCAGTACCAGTGGGAACAGACCATTGGCACCCTCAGCCGCCTTGAGTTGCGGGTGAAAATGCTCTCCGGGCTGTCGATGAACATCACCCTGCTGATCCAGCAACTGGCGGGTGTGATCATGATTGTCTTCGGCGTCTACCAGATCATCGCCGGCAACCTCAGCATGGGCGGCCTGATTGCCTGCTACATGCTCAGTGGCCGCGCCCTCAGCCCCCTGGCATCGCTGTCGGGCCTGATGACCCGCTACCAGCAAGCCAAGGTCACCATGGTCTCCACCGACCAGATGATGGAGCTGCCCCAGGAGCGCAACTTCGAGGAGCGCCCCTTGAGCCGCCGCACCCTGCAAGGCGCCATCGAATGCCGGGGCCTGAACTTCACGTACCCCAACCAGCAGAACATGGCGCTCAAGAACATCAACCTGGTGATCAAGCCCGGCGAGAAGATCGGCATCATCGGGCGCAGCGGCTCAGGCAAAAGCTCCCTGGCCAAACTGATCGTGGGCCTCTACCAGCCCGACTCCGGCGCCTTGCTGGTGGACGGCGTGGACATTCGCCAGATCGACGTCAGCGAGCTGCGCCACAACGTCGGCTACGTGCCCCAGGATATCCAGCTGCTAGCCGGCACCCTGCGCGACAACCTGGTCTCCGGCGCCCGCTACGTTGAAGACGAAGTGGTACTGCAAGCCGCAGAACTGGCGGGCGTCCACGAATTTGCCCGCCTGCATCCACAAGGCTACGAGCTGCAAGTAGGGGAGCGGGGCCAGAACCTTTCTGGCGGCCAGCGACAAAACGTCGCTCTGGCGCGTGCCCTGTTGCTCAACCCGCCCATCCTGCTGCTGGACGAACCGACCAGCGCCATGGACAACACCGGTGAGGAACGCCTCAAGCAGCGTCTGCAAGCCGTTGTGGCAAACAAGACCGTGGTGCTGGTGACGCACCGTGCGTCCTTGCTGTCTTTGGTGGACCGCTTGTTGGTTATCGACCGTGGGCAAATCCTCGCGGATGGCCCGAAAGCCGTAGTGATGGAAGCGTTGAAGAAGGGGCAGATCAGTGTTGCGTAA
- a CDS encoding HlyD family type I secretion periplasmic adaptor subunit yields the protein MLRKFRDTVRRYFIGSDSLDGQPLPEVKKALIEDAPRVVRLTIWGIIGFFLCMLLWAGFAKVDEVTRGDGKAIPSSKLQKIQNLEGGIVAELYVKEGQIVEAGAPLIRLDDTRFVSNAGETEAQRLSLLLRIERLSAQVEDRPLNIPEDVRAAAPTQAINEQSLYESRRQQFKDEIGGLQEQLTQRQQEMREYTSKQGQYRNQLSLQRQEINMSEPLVAQGAVSPVEVLRLKRAEMETRGQLDATTLAIPRADSAIKEVQRKIDETRGKYRSEALTELNEARTDLNKAQATGKALEDRVSRTLVTSPVRGIVKQLLVNTIGGVIQPGSDMVEIVPLDDTLLVEAKIRPQDIAFLHPGQEAVVKFTAYDYTIYGGLKAKLERIGADTITDEDKKTTYYMITLRTDRSHLGTDEKPLIIIPGMVASVDIITGKKTILSYLLKPIIKARAESLQER from the coding sequence GTGTTGCGTAAATTCAGGGACACGGTCCGTCGCTATTTCATTGGTTCCGACTCGCTGGACGGCCAGCCACTGCCAGAGGTCAAGAAGGCCCTGATCGAAGACGCCCCGCGCGTGGTGCGGCTGACCATCTGGGGGATCATCGGGTTTTTCCTGTGCATGCTGCTGTGGGCCGGCTTTGCCAAGGTCGACGAAGTGACGCGCGGTGATGGCAAGGCCATTCCATCCTCCAAGCTGCAGAAGATCCAGAACCTTGAGGGCGGCATCGTTGCCGAGCTGTACGTCAAGGAAGGGCAGATCGTCGAAGCCGGCGCGCCGCTGATCCGCCTGGACGACACGCGCTTCGTCTCCAACGCCGGGGAAACCGAGGCCCAGCGCCTGTCCCTGCTGCTGCGCATCGAGCGCTTGAGCGCCCAGGTCGAAGATCGGCCGTTGAACATCCCTGAAGACGTGCGGGCCGCTGCGCCTACCCAGGCCATCAACGAGCAGTCGCTGTACGAAAGCCGGCGCCAGCAGTTCAAGGACGAAATCGGCGGCTTGCAGGAGCAACTGACCCAGCGCCAGCAAGAGATGCGCGAATACACCTCCAAGCAGGGTCAGTACCGTAACCAGCTGTCGCTGCAACGCCAGGAAATCAACATGTCCGAACCCCTGGTCGCCCAGGGGGCGGTGTCGCCGGTGGAAGTGCTGCGCCTCAAGCGCGCAGAAATGGAAACCCGCGGGCAACTGGATGCCACCACCCTGGCCATCCCCCGTGCCGACTCGGCGATCAAGGAAGTGCAGCGCAAGATCGACGAAACCCGGGGTAAATACCGCAGCGAAGCGCTGACTGAGCTCAACGAGGCGCGCACTGACCTGAACAAGGCCCAGGCCACCGGCAAAGCCCTCGAAGACCGCGTGAGCCGGACCCTGGTCACCTCGCCGGTGCGCGGGATCGTCAAGCAACTGCTGGTCAACACCATTGGCGGCGTGATCCAGCCGGGCAGCGACATGGTTGAAATCGTACCGCTGGATGACACCTTGCTGGTGGAAGCCAAGATCCGCCCGCAAGACATCGCCTTCCTGCACCCTGGGCAAGAGGCCGTGGTCAAGTTCACCGCCTACGACTACACCATCTACGGCGGCCTCAAGGCCAAGCTCGAACGCATCGGTGCCGACACCATCACCGACGAAGACAAGAAAACCACCTACTACATGATCACCCTGCGCACCGACCGCAGCCACCTGGGTACCGATGAGAAGCCACTGATCATCATCCCTGGCATGGTTGCATCGGTCGACATCATCACCGGCAAGAAAACCATCCTCAGCTACCTGCTCAAGCCCATCATCAAGGCCCGGGCCGAGTCGTTGCAGGAGCGTTGA
- a CDS encoding TauD/TfdA dioxygenase family protein yields the protein MSTATAASPTAQTFDIRPFPGSVGAEIIGLDLSRPVNDQDFARIHRAHLDHHVLVFRDQRITPEQQIAFSRRFGVLQIHVLKQFLLANHPEILIVSNIIENGQSIGLGDAGKFWHSDLSYKELPSLGSMLHAQELPSEGGDTLFADMHNAWEQLPEHLRTAVAGRRAAHSYTARYSESKFEGNWRPTLTPEQLAQVAEVVHPVVRTHPENGRKALFVSEGFTTRIVGLPEDESRDLLAQLYAHSIHPHTIYRHRWQPHDLVFWDNRSLIHLAAGCPSHLRRKLFRTTIQGDAPF from the coding sequence ATGTCCACCGCCACAGCCGCTTCGCCCACCGCGCAAACCTTCGACATCCGCCCGTTCCCCGGCAGCGTAGGCGCCGAGATCATTGGCCTGGACCTGTCGCGCCCGGTCAACGACCAGGACTTCGCGCGCATCCACCGGGCGCACCTGGATCACCATGTGCTGGTGTTTCGCGACCAACGCATCACCCCCGAGCAACAGATCGCCTTCAGCCGCCGTTTTGGTGTGTTGCAGATCCATGTGCTCAAGCAGTTCCTGCTGGCCAACCACCCAGAAATCCTCATCGTCTCCAACATCATCGAGAACGGCCAGTCCATCGGCCTGGGCGATGCGGGCAAGTTCTGGCACTCGGACCTGTCCTACAAGGAACTGCCAAGCCTGGGCTCGATGCTCCATGCCCAGGAACTGCCGTCTGAAGGCGGCGATACTCTGTTTGCCGACATGCACAACGCCTGGGAGCAATTGCCCGAGCACCTGCGCACCGCCGTGGCAGGCCGCCGGGCCGCGCACTCCTACACGGCGCGCTACAGCGAAAGCAAATTCGAAGGCAACTGGCGCCCGACCCTGACCCCCGAACAACTGGCCCAAGTCGCTGAAGTGGTGCATCCCGTGGTGCGTACTCACCCGGAAAACGGACGCAAGGCGCTGTTCGTCAGTGAAGGTTTCACCACCCGCATTGTCGGCCTGCCCGAAGATGAAAGCCGCGACCTGCTGGCCCAGCTCTACGCCCACAGCATCCACCCGCACACCATCTACCGCCACCGCTGGCAGCCCCACGACCTGGTGTTCTGGGACAACCGCTCGCTGATCCACCTGGCCGCCGGTTGCCCCAGCCACCTGCGCCGCAAACTGTTTCGCACCACCATCCAGGGCGACGCGCCTTTCTGA
- a CDS encoding ABC transporter substrate-binding protein: MSSKTPFARLAATVGLGVSLLAGSLVAPAVVQAEGEIRIAEQFGIVYLLLNVVRDQNLIEKYGKQEGIDIKVDWTQLSGGAAVNDALLSGSIDIAGAGVGPLLTIWDRTHGKQNVKAVASLGNFPYYLVSNNPKVKTIADFTEKDRIAVPAVGVSVQSRFLQYAAAKQWGDKEFNRLDKYTIAVPHPDATAALIAGGTELTGHFSNPPFQDQALANPNVHVVLNTYDLLGPNSPTVLFATEKFRNDNPKTYKAFIDALTEAAQFAQNDKGAAVDTYIRVTKAKIDRAALLKIIDNPQFEFSVTPKNTYPLAEFLYRVGAIKNKPESWKDYFFQDAKPLQGS; the protein is encoded by the coding sequence ATGTCCAGCAAAACCCCCTTTGCACGATTGGCCGCGACCGTGGGCCTTGGCGTCAGCCTGTTGGCCGGCAGTCTGGTTGCTCCCGCCGTCGTCCAGGCCGAAGGCGAGATTCGCATTGCCGAGCAGTTCGGCATCGTTTACCTGCTGCTCAATGTGGTACGTGACCAGAACCTGATCGAGAAATACGGCAAGCAGGAGGGCATCGACATCAAGGTCGACTGGACCCAGTTGTCCGGTGGCGCCGCGGTCAATGACGCGCTGCTCTCCGGCTCCATCGACATTGCCGGCGCCGGTGTCGGCCCGCTGCTGACCATCTGGGACCGCACCCACGGCAAGCAGAACGTCAAGGCCGTGGCCTCCCTGGGCAACTTCCCGTACTACCTGGTCAGCAACAACCCCAAGGTCAAGACCATTGCCGACTTCACCGAAAAAGACCGCATCGCCGTGCCGGCCGTGGGCGTTTCCGTGCAGTCGCGGTTCCTGCAATACGCCGCAGCCAAGCAATGGGGCGACAAGGAATTCAATCGCCTGGATAAATACACCATTGCCGTGCCGCACCCCGACGCCACGGCCGCGTTGATCGCTGGCGGCACCGAGCTGACCGGGCACTTCTCCAACCCGCCGTTCCAGGACCAGGCCCTGGCCAACCCGAACGTGCATGTGGTGCTCAACACCTATGACCTCTTGGGGCCGAACTCGCCGACCGTGCTGTTCGCCACCGAGAAGTTTCGCAACGACAACCCGAAAACCTACAAGGCCTTTATCGATGCGCTGACCGAGGCCGCGCAGTTTGCGCAGAACGACAAGGGCGCCGCTGTCGATACCTACATCCGCGTGACCAAGGCCAAGATCGACCGTGCGGCGCTGTTGAAAATCATCGACAACCCGCAATTCGAATTCAGCGTCACCCCGAAAAACACCTACCCGCTGGCCGAGTTCCTCTACCGCGTGGGCGCGATCAAGAACAAACCTGAATCGTGGAAGGATTACTTCTTCCAGGATGCCAAGCCGCTGCAAGGGAGCTGA
- a CDS encoding ABC transporter ATP-binding protein, translating into MNAPLQGHTASHLNAVQALLAVDQVSLEYRTPERVVRATHQVSFEIDPADRFVLLGPSGCGKSTLLKAVAGFIKPCEGEIRLVGQKVEQPGLDRIVVFQEFDQLPPWKTVKQNVMFPLLASKTLKRRDAEDRALYYLDKVGLSAFADAYPHTLSGGMKARVAIARALAMQPKILLMDEPFAALDALTRRKMQEELLRLWEEVRFTLLFVTHSIEEALVVGNRILLLSPHPGRVRAEIHSHQYDLHSLGGVEFQASARRIHRLLFDESSEAETDLDFADIRIAY; encoded by the coding sequence ATGAACGCGCCCTTGCAAGGCCACACGGCCAGCCACCTGAATGCCGTCCAAGCGTTGCTGGCGGTGGACCAAGTCAGCCTTGAATACCGCACGCCCGAACGGGTGGTGCGGGCCACCCATCAGGTCAGTTTCGAGATCGACCCGGCCGACCGCTTCGTCCTGCTGGGGCCTTCGGGCTGCGGCAAGTCCACGCTGCTCAAGGCGGTAGCCGGTTTTATCAAACCCTGCGAAGGCGAAATTCGCCTGGTAGGGCAGAAGGTCGAACAACCTGGCCTGGATCGTATCGTGGTGTTCCAGGAGTTCGACCAGCTGCCGCCGTGGAAAACCGTCAAGCAGAACGTGATGTTCCCGTTGCTGGCCTCCAAGACCCTCAAGCGCCGCGACGCTGAAGACCGGGCGTTGTACTACCTCGACAAGGTCGGCCTGAGCGCCTTTGCCGACGCCTATCCGCACACCCTGTCCGGTGGCATGAAAGCCCGCGTGGCCATTGCCCGCGCGTTGGCCATGCAGCCGAAAATCCTGCTGATGGACGAACCCTTCGCCGCCCTCGATGCCTTGACCCGGCGCAAGATGCAGGAGGAGTTGCTGCGGCTGTGGGAGGAGGTGCGCTTTACCCTGCTGTTCGTCACCCACTCCATCGAAGAAGCGCTGGTGGTGGGCAACCGCATTCTGTTGCTGTCGCCCCATCCAGGGCGTGTGCGCGCAGAGATCCACAGCCATCAATACGACCTGCACAGCCTTGGCGGTGTGGAGTTCCAGGCGTCGGCGCGGCGTATCCATCGCCTATTGTTCGATGAGTCGTCCGAGGCAGAAACCGACCTGGATTTCGCTGATATCCGCATCGCTTATTGA
- a CDS encoding ABC transporter permease → MRQEYEITLQPLPGVPVERALPLRQRLWQQGWLRKGLILIVLALLWEAAARYQNNDLLLPSFLQTFHAFYAGIASGELLGKVSISLVVLLKGYLIGIVLAFALTTLAVSTQMGRDLLSTLTSMFNPLPAIALLPLALLWFGLGQNSLIFVLVHSVLWALALNTYSGFMGVSETLRMAGRNYGLKGMRFVLFILIPAALPSILAGLKIGWAFAWRTLIAAELVFGATSGKGGLGWYIFQNRNELYTDKVFAGLAVVILIGLLVENLVFDTLERVTVKRWGMQR, encoded by the coding sequence ATGCGCCAGGAATATGAGATCACCCTGCAACCGCTGCCCGGCGTGCCCGTGGAGCGCGCCTTGCCCCTGCGCCAACGCCTGTGGCAACAAGGCTGGCTGCGCAAGGGCCTGATCCTGATCGTGCTGGCGCTCCTCTGGGAAGCGGCGGCGCGCTATCAGAACAATGACCTGCTGCTGCCCAGTTTCTTGCAGACCTTCCACGCCTTCTACGCCGGCATTGCCAGTGGCGAGCTGTTGGGCAAGGTCAGTATCTCGCTGGTGGTGCTGCTCAAGGGCTACCTGATCGGTATTGTCCTGGCCTTCGCCCTGACCACCCTGGCCGTCTCGACCCAGATGGGCCGGGACCTGCTGAGCACCTTGACTTCAATGTTCAACCCGCTGCCGGCGATTGCCCTGCTGCCCCTGGCGTTGCTGTGGTTTGGCCTGGGGCAGAACAGCCTGATTTTTGTGCTGGTGCATTCGGTACTGTGGGCCCTGGCACTCAACACGTACTCGGGGTTTATGGGGGTGTCGGAAACCCTGCGCATGGCCGGGCGCAACTACGGCCTCAAGGGCATGCGCTTTGTGCTGTTTATCCTGATCCCGGCGGCATTGCCGTCGATCCTCGCGGGCCTGAAGATCGGCTGGGCCTTTGCCTGGCGCACGCTGATCGCTGCCGAACTGGTGTTCGGCGCCACCAGCGGCAAGGGCGGCCTGGGCTGGTACATCTTCCAGAACCGCAACGAGCTGTACACCGACAAGGTATTCGCCGGGCTGGCAGTGGTGATCCTGATCGGCCTGCTCGTGGAGAATCTGGTGTTCGACACCCTGGAACGCGTCACCGTGAAGCGCTGGGGCATGCAGCGCTAA
- a CDS encoding LysR family transcriptional regulator — protein MQLPDMNLLVALDALLDEGSVVGAARRMNLSPAAMSRTLTRIREAVGDPILVRAGRGLVPTPKALELQGQVRNVVEQAALLFRSADEVDLSTLRRRFSVRANDFFVGVYGGRLFDAMERVAPHCELRFVPEGDSDDEALREGRLDLRVGNTMPITPEVKVQNLFSTTFVGLAREGHPLFDEEITAARFASYSHISISRRGIARGPIDTALSAQGLERRVAMIAPGFHGAMFMLPDSDLLLPVPKEALYSANRLKLPLRAFTLPISLPTLVLTQAWHPRFDKDPAHKWLRETMRESCAATWREAQPT, from the coding sequence ATGCAATTACCGGATATGAACCTGCTGGTGGCCCTCGACGCCTTGCTCGATGAGGGCAGCGTCGTGGGCGCGGCGCGGCGGATGAACCTCAGCCCGGCCGCCATGAGCCGCACCCTGACGCGTATCCGCGAGGCCGTTGGCGACCCGATCCTGGTGCGCGCCGGTCGCGGCCTGGTGCCCACGCCCAAGGCCCTGGAGTTGCAGGGCCAGGTGCGCAACGTGGTGGAGCAGGCGGCGTTGCTGTTCCGCTCGGCGGACGAGGTCGACCTGAGCACCCTGCGCCGGCGGTTCAGCGTGCGCGCCAATGACTTTTTTGTCGGCGTGTATGGCGGTCGCCTGTTCGACGCCATGGAGCGCGTGGCGCCCCATTGCGAGCTGCGCTTTGTCCCGGAAGGCGACAGCGATGACGAAGCCTTGCGTGAAGGGCGCCTGGACCTGCGTGTTGGCAACACCATGCCGATCACCCCGGAAGTAAAGGTGCAGAACCTGTTCTCCACCACCTTCGTCGGCCTGGCCCGCGAAGGCCATCCGCTGTTCGATGAAGAAATCACCGCCGCACGTTTTGCCAGCTATTCCCATATCAGCATCTCCCGGCGGGGCATCGCCCGCGGGCCGATCGACACCGCTCTCAGTGCCCAGGGCCTGGAGCGCCGGGTGGCGATGATTGCGCCGGGGTTTCACGGTGCGATGTTTATGCTGCCCGACTCCGACCTGCTCCTGCCGGTGCCCAAGGAAGCGCTCTACAGCGCCAATCGCCTGAAACTGCCGCTGCGCGCATTCACCCTGCCCATCTCCCTGCCCACCCTGGTGCTGACCCAGGCCTGGCACCCGCGTTTCGACAAAGACCCGGCACACAAATGGCTGCGCGAAACCATGCGCGAAAGCTGCGCGGCGACCTGGCGCGAAGCCCAGCCCACCTGA